From a single Fulvivirga ulvae genomic region:
- a CDS encoding TonB-dependent receptor, with product MIHKQQVKILIALIIFLSFSLITVLKAQELNQTVRGKVIDKDSRTPLPGANVLILDTEPIMGASTDLNGDFRIENVPVGRVSLKITYIGYEDVILPNILVTSAKEVVLDLVMQESLTSMDEIVIKADKDKSEIANEMALVSARGFTVEETKRYAGSLNDPARMVSGYAGVTGDASGNNFIVVRGNSPRGIQWRLEGIEIPNPNHFSDEGATGGPINALNSEMLSNSEFYSGAFAPEYGNALSGVFDMRLRKGNNEEHEYSVSIGILGTAATAEGPLSKEGKASFLVNYRYSTLTLLSELGVLDFDGIPKYQDLSFKVHLPTKRLGTFSVFGLGGKSNILTKEYDEEDEDKLLHQGDYQADMGVVGVTQYLPLSSATYLQNSVSVSKNGSGYLGQEPDSQQRLVMLDDARLDKYSLKGATTLNHKFNARHNLQTGLIYTFHNFEFYSQYYDKEPEMYVVNQDVSKDAAHYQGFASWKYRPWEDVTVVSGLHAQGTTLNSNASIEPRVSVRWQFRPRQAISVGWGIHGKMESLTNYYSIVADESGNTSMPNTGIDFSKAQHYVIGYENKLGNNLLLKMEAYYQHLYNIPVEDKPNSSYSLLNQVEWFTDRKLVNEGTGENIGLELTLERYFADSYFFMVTASLYDSKYKGMDGIERDSRFNGNYAGNVLVGKEFALGSKSGKKKVLGLNMKASLLGARKFTPLDAEASIAQDEAVWLEDRAYSFEGDDVFLTNLSITYRVDRKRTSQELKLDIQNVTNNAARVEQYYNDVTNKVEYLDQLPLLPVLMYTIHF from the coding sequence ATGATCCACAAACAACAAGTTAAAATATTAATTGCTCTCATTATTTTTCTGAGCTTTTCATTGATCACAGTTCTGAAGGCACAGGAACTAAACCAAACAGTACGTGGCAAAGTAATTGACAAAGATTCCAGAACACCATTGCCGGGGGCTAATGTGTTGATACTTGATACTGAGCCGATAATGGGCGCTAGTACCGATCTGAATGGCGACTTTAGAATTGAAAACGTGCCCGTAGGACGGGTAAGCCTAAAGATCACTTATATAGGTTATGAAGATGTGATACTGCCAAATATACTGGTTACATCGGCTAAAGAAGTAGTACTCGACCTTGTTATGCAGGAGTCCCTTACAAGTATGGATGAAATAGTGATCAAAGCCGATAAGGATAAATCAGAAATAGCCAATGAAATGGCATTAGTAAGTGCAAGAGGCTTTACCGTAGAAGAAACAAAACGATATGCAGGGTCTTTAAATGATCCGGCCAGGATGGTCTCAGGCTATGCCGGAGTAACGGGTGATGCCTCAGGAAATAATTTTATTGTGGTCAGGGGTAATTCTCCCAGAGGGATTCAATGGAGGCTGGAAGGGATTGAAATACCTAATCCCAACCATTTTTCTGATGAAGGTGCGACAGGCGGACCTATAAATGCTTTAAATAGCGAAATGCTTTCCAATTCCGAGTTCTATTCCGGTGCGTTTGCGCCTGAGTATGGCAATGCACTTTCCGGAGTGTTTGATATGAGGCTAAGGAAAGGAAATAATGAGGAACATGAGTATAGCGTATCGATAGGTATACTCGGGACAGCAGCTACCGCAGAGGGGCCACTGTCCAAAGAAGGCAAAGCATCATTTCTTGTAAATTACAGATATTCAACCCTTACACTACTTAGCGAATTAGGCGTTTTGGATTTTGACGGAATACCTAAATATCAGGACCTTTCTTTTAAGGTGCACCTTCCTACTAAGCGTTTAGGTACTTTTTCAGTGTTTGGACTGGGAGGCAAGAGTAATATACTTACTAAAGAATATGATGAAGAGGACGAGGATAAACTCCTGCATCAAGGCGACTATCAGGCTGATATGGGAGTGGTTGGTGTTACACAATATTTACCTCTAAGCTCTGCAACATATCTTCAAAACAGTGTTTCTGTTTCAAAAAATGGCAGCGGGTACCTTGGACAGGAGCCGGACAGTCAGCAAAGACTGGTAATGCTTGATGATGCCCGGCTGGATAAGTATTCCCTTAAGGGTGCCACCACACTAAACCATAAATTTAACGCCAGACATAACCTTCAAACGGGCCTGATCTACACCTTTCACAATTTTGAGTTTTACAGTCAATATTATGATAAGGAGCCTGAAATGTATGTGGTTAATCAAGATGTCAGTAAGGATGCAGCACATTACCAGGGCTTTGCTAGCTGGAAATACCGCCCGTGGGAAGATGTAACCGTAGTAAGCGGCCTGCATGCCCAGGGGACGACACTAAACAGTAATGCCTCTATTGAGCCCCGGGTCAGTGTACGGTGGCAGTTTCGTCCACGCCAGGCCATTTCGGTGGGATGGGGTATACATGGCAAAATGGAGTCTCTGACCAACTATTACAGCATAGTTGCAGATGAATCGGGTAATACCTCAATGCCAAATACAGGAATAGATTTTTCCAAGGCGCAGCATTATGTTATAGGCTATGAAAATAAACTTGGAAATAACCTTCTCCTGAAAATGGAAGCCTACTACCAGCACTTATACAACATACCTGTTGAAGACAAACCAAACAGCTCATATTCATTGCTGAATCAGGTAGAATGGTTTACCGACCGCAAACTGGTCAATGAGGGTACGGGTGAAAATATCGGCCTTGAGCTTACATTGGAGCGCTATTTTGCAGATAGCTATTTCTTCATGGTTACAGCATCACTTTATGATTCAAAATATAAAGGTATGGATGGAATAGAAAGAGACAGCCGCTTCAATGGCAATTATGCAGGAAATGTGCTGGTAGGTAAAGAGTTTGCTCTGGGCAGTAAAAGCGGAAAGAAAAAGGTTCTTGGTTTGAATATGAAGGCCTCTTTGCTGGGGGCCAGAAAGTTTACACCCCTGGATGCAGAAGCTTCCATTGCTCAGGACGAGGCCGTATGGCTTGAAGATCGGGCATATTCTTTTGAAGGCGACGACGTTTTTCTTACCAATCTGAGTATTACCTATAGAGTGGATAGAAAAAGGACCAGCCAGGAGTTGAAACTTGATATACAAAATGTGACGAACAATGCTGCCAGGGTTGAGCAGTACTACAATGACGTCACCAACAAAGTGGAATATCTCGATCAACTGCCACTACTTCCTGTTTTGATGTATACCATCCATTTTTAG
- a CDS encoding right-handed parallel beta-helix repeat-containing protein: MKNIVPLLTLLIIITACGSDENVDVTRYELLPKTGVLANCTDVLASNKSAGFSFDNNSCQYSSKACADCDFIVEADMQIIDNNDLKLPQGAVIGIRAGRRNSLIFRNFYGTADKPYIITNCDGQVDIADNVPAIKLHTLSHVRLTGTGSTDDYGIKVSQGSPFGIVAELAATNFEIDHVEITNVAGPAISARTRPVCDGSTNRGTFTQKNTVVHHNYIHDVEGEGFYIGGSHWHTNFPPIADCPSLVLLEPQLEGVKVYNNIVENVGQDGIQVGGAVLGCEIYNNVVINYGLKNIQVHQSGIQINPGTTGSIFSNLIKGGTGSAIFINGFANKVFSNVIVDCARDGVHIGDREPPAGKSYVVVNNTMYNVGEYAIYMNSKLSINNVFNNNLLVNITGGLHNKLNDEISLNIDNNLELMDITEADLANPDQYDFSPTDNSSLIDAGITVSDPNVLADYMLNNRKAGQSIDIGAVEYQRN, encoded by the coding sequence ATGAAAAACATTGTCCCGCTACTTACTTTACTTATCATCATCACGGCTTGTGGTTCAGATGAAAATGTTGATGTCACGCGTTACGAGTTGCTGCCTAAAACCGGTGTTTTGGCCAACTGTACAGATGTTCTGGCTTCCAATAAATCTGCTGGATTTTCTTTCGATAACAATTCCTGCCAATATTCGTCCAAGGCATGTGCTGACTGCGACTTTATTGTGGAAGCTGACATGCAGATAATTGATAACAATGACCTGAAGCTGCCCCAGGGTGCTGTAATTGGTATCCGCGCTGGCAGACGAAACTCGCTGATCTTCAGAAATTTTTATGGTACTGCTGACAAACCGTACATCATAACAAATTGCGATGGACAGGTAGATATAGCGGATAATGTACCTGCAATAAAATTGCATACTCTGAGTCACGTGCGTTTGACCGGCACCGGGTCTACTGATGACTATGGAATAAAAGTTTCCCAGGGAAGCCCATTTGGCATTGTAGCCGAACTGGCGGCCACTAATTTCGAAATAGACCACGTTGAGATCACTAATGTAGCCGGTCCGGCAATTTCAGCACGAACCAGGCCGGTATGTGATGGAAGCACCAACCGGGGCACCTTCACTCAAAAAAATACCGTCGTACATCATAACTATATTCACGACGTTGAGGGAGAGGGATTCTACATAGGAGGCTCACACTGGCATACCAATTTCCCTCCGATAGCAGACTGCCCGAGCCTTGTTTTGCTTGAGCCTCAGCTTGAAGGTGTCAAGGTTTATAATAACATTGTTGAAAATGTTGGGCAGGATGGTATTCAGGTTGGTGGAGCAGTGCTCGGGTGTGAGATTTATAACAACGTAGTGATAAACTACGGACTCAAAAATATCCAGGTGCATCAATCCGGGATCCAGATCAATCCTGGTACTACCGGCAGTATATTTAGCAACCTGATCAAAGGAGGTACAGGAAGTGCCATATTTATCAATGGTTTTGCCAATAAGGTATTTAGCAATGTAATTGTGGATTGTGCCAGAGATGGAGTACACATCGGAGACAGAGAACCTCCGGCTGGTAAAAGTTATGTGGTGGTCAACAATACCATGTATAACGTAGGCGAGTATGCCATCTACATGAATTCGAAGCTGAGCATAAACAATGTATTCAATAATAATTTACTGGTCAATATCACAGGTGGGCTTCACAATAAGCTAAATGACGAAATAAGCCTGAATATAGACAATAACCTTGAGCTGATGGATATAACCGAAGCCGACCTCGCAAACCCTGATCAGTATGACTTTTCGCCTACGGACAACAGCTCGCTGATCGATGCCGGAATTACCGTCAGCGACCCCAACGTCTTGGCTGATTATATGCTGAACAACCGGAAAGCCGGTCAGAGTATTGATATAGGTGCAGTTGAATACCAGAGAAACTGA
- a CDS encoding right-handed parallel beta-helix repeat-containing protein: MFCFIIIVFIGCTEDELLADSSLAGENAPEEAAVFQAGEVAGCTDSRAINSGGASYDNNTCQYTPTSCADCDYVVRAGDKVIDNAWIGLPPGSTIGIKSGGREPVIFRNFHGTADQPFIFINCDGPVKITGDLPGIKLHNSSHIRLTGTGSTDDYGIVVAGTRPFGVVAELGTTDFEIDHLEVKGTRSAGIAARTRPVCDGSTNRGTFIQRNTIIHHNYIHDVADEAMYIGGSHWHTSFPAISECSGKILYEPELEGVRIYNNRVENTGRDGIQVGSATKDCQIYNNQIINYGLQNITIHQSGIQINPGTTGEVYNNFIKGGTGRAIFINGYDNQVYNNLILDCSKDAIQIGDRNPPAGMSYRIVNNTLVNIDGYGVKMNSKLSVDNVFYNNVLINTSGDIYKFDNNMDFDVSNNFLGNGIEEAVFENPQNLDFSPVEGSPIFDGGLGMEQIDNINITSDYLFQLRKSGEQVDIGAFEKQVD, encoded by the coding sequence ATGTTTTGTTTCATCATTATTGTTTTTATTGGCTGTACGGAAGATGAACTTCTGGCAGACTCATCCCTGGCTGGCGAAAATGCACCTGAGGAGGCAGCGGTCTTCCAGGCTGGGGAAGTAGCAGGTTGTACCGATTCTCGGGCTATTAATTCAGGTGGGGCCTCCTATGACAACAACACGTGCCAGTACACACCCACTTCGTGTGCTGATTGCGACTATGTGGTTCGGGCTGGCGATAAGGTAATTGACAATGCCTGGATCGGCTTACCTCCGGGATCTACTATTGGTATAAAAAGCGGCGGCCGTGAACCTGTCATCTTCAGAAATTTTCATGGCACTGCTGATCAGCCATTTATCTTTATTAATTGCGACGGGCCTGTTAAGATCACCGGAGATCTGCCAGGGATAAAACTTCATAACAGCAGCCATATCCGGCTCACCGGTACAGGCTCTACCGATGATTATGGGATCGTGGTGGCTGGCACAAGACCTTTTGGCGTGGTTGCCGAGCTGGGCACCACTGATTTTGAGATTGATCACCTTGAGGTAAAAGGTACCAGGAGTGCCGGCATCGCTGCCCGTACCAGGCCGGTATGCGATGGCAGCACAAACAGAGGTACTTTCATACAGCGGAATACAATTATTCATCATAACTACATTCATGATGTGGCAGACGAAGCCATGTATATAGGAGGGTCTCACTGGCATACCAGTTTCCCTGCCATAAGTGAGTGTTCCGGAAAAATTTTATATGAGCCTGAGCTCGAAGGAGTCCGCATCTATAACAACCGTGTGGAAAATACCGGCCGAGACGGTATTCAGGTCGGAAGTGCCACCAAAGACTGTCAGATTTACAACAATCAAATCATAAACTATGGCTTGCAAAACATTACAATTCACCAGTCAGGAATCCAGATAAACCCGGGTACGACAGGGGAAGTGTACAATAATTTTATCAAAGGAGGCACTGGCAGGGCTATTTTTATCAATGGATATGATAACCAGGTTTATAATAACCTTATTTTAGATTGCTCCAAAGATGCCATACAAATCGGTGACAGAAATCCACCGGCAGGTATGAGTTATCGGATTGTAAACAATACCCTTGTAAATATAGACGGTTACGGTGTTAAGATGAACTCAAAGCTCAGCGTGGATAATGTGTTCTACAATAATGTACTCATCAATACCTCCGGAGACATTTATAAATTCGATAATAACATGGATTTTGATGTAAGCAACAACTTTTTAGGTAATGGTATAGAAGAGGCTGTATTTGAAAATCCTCAAAATCTTGATTTTTCGCCGGTAGAAGGTAGCCCAATATTTGATGGCGGCTTAGGTATGGAGCAAATAGACAATATCAACATCACCAGCGATTACTTGTTTCAACTCAGGAAATCAGGAGAGCAGGTAGATATAGGTGCGTTTGAGAAACAGGTAGATTAA
- a CDS encoding FecR family protein, which produces MRNERVNIDDELLASYMSGEVDANDRKTVEQWIDQSDTNRQYFEKLKTLWEYAGPDISPREADVDVDRAWSKLKQQIDQQQEDQLKPEGRQLYFYLSRVAALLVLGLVVFLVYQSLVKSPVASEMVIASKEMVKSDTLPDGSQVSLNVNSTVTFNENFSKSERLVTLKGEAFFDVVKDNMRPFIIDTDGTTVKVLGTSFYVRNYDSLGIIEVGVEEGIVQVTSHGKETILQAGEYISVSKNKREFSGMQRYNPNDIFWMSKTIAFEKQSLEAVFSTLERAYQISIDVENPEILNCRLTGKFYKEPVEHVFEIIDANFGFTTIQEEGRFVVSGHGCD; this is translated from the coding sequence ATGAGAAATGAACGTGTAAATATAGATGACGAATTACTGGCTTCGTATATGTCAGGTGAGGTAGATGCCAATGACAGGAAAACTGTTGAGCAGTGGATTGACCAGTCAGATACGAACAGGCAGTATTTTGAAAAGCTAAAGACCCTTTGGGAATATGCCGGTCCGGACATTTCACCCCGGGAAGCGGATGTTGATGTAGACAGGGCATGGAGCAAGCTTAAGCAACAAATTGATCAGCAGCAGGAGGATCAGTTAAAACCGGAAGGCAGACAATTATACTTCTATCTGTCACGTGTCGCTGCCCTTCTTGTCCTGGGCTTAGTTGTTTTCCTGGTTTATCAGTCATTAGTAAAATCACCAGTTGCCAGCGAAATGGTGATTGCATCAAAGGAGATGGTAAAATCGGATACTCTGCCAGACGGCTCGCAGGTTTCCCTGAATGTTAACTCAACGGTCACTTTCAACGAAAATTTCTCAAAAAGCGAACGTCTGGTAACTCTGAAGGGAGAAGCCTTTTTTGATGTAGTAAAGGATAACATGAGGCCATTTATAATTGATACGGATGGTACTACAGTAAAGGTTTTGGGTACTTCCTTCTACGTACGCAACTACGACAGCCTTGGCATTATCGAAGTAGGGGTGGAAGAAGGCATTGTACAGGTCACAAGTCACGGTAAGGAAACAATACTTCAGGCTGGAGAATACATCTCCGTCAGCAAGAACAAGCGGGAGTTTTCAGGAATGCAGCGTTATAACCCTAATGATATTTTTTGGATGTCGAAAACCATAGCATTTGAAAAACAGTCTCTGGAGGCGGTTTTCTCAACATTAGAGCGAGCTTACCAGATATCCATCGATGTTGAAAATCCTGAAATTTTAAATTGCAGACTGACCGGAAAGTTTTATAAAGAGCCTGTTGAGCATGTTTTTGAGATTATAGACGCAAATTTTGGATTTACCACCATCCAAGAAGAAGGTCGCTTTGTCGTTTCAGGCCATGGTTGCGATTAA
- a CDS encoding STN and carboxypeptidase regulatory-like domain-containing protein produces the protein MDLPPSKKKVALSFQAMVAIKATLKYSSVVVFVLHFFCCTAQQTNILHKDISLTANDISLSESLSVLSNKAGFTFSYDASILSSEQKVSIHAQREPLKKILDNILPRDVEYRTSGNHLILLKKAADKASGKRKTGYHVSGKVRHASQNAPLEGIVVYEVSSLVSAVTDTGGNFSLLVPTEFEQLGLSFSRKSIKDTVILIPRKDQSINILLQPQETIRQVNSITTLPVGQPGPVESLSFVQQLVSDKSLLRTENSELVLNKPGQISILPKWGTNLKMSGLVENNFSVNLMAGYAYGVNGFELGGLFNVIRKDVEGVQAGGIGNFVGGNTRGFQLGGIFNHNRGAFIGFQASGINNLVIDSLNGVQLAGINNVLKGEMKGVQISGINNLTIRNVNGLQLGGLTNITLRDVQSVQVAGIFNKGRNVKGVQFSGLVNMADEAAKGVQVAGLVNLAGDVKGLQFGGLGNVSNATVSGVQIAGIFNYAKNAHSSQIALFNLADSASGTPIGLLSYVKNGYRALKLSSNELFPLELSFKTGVRHFYNSFSFGYGNWEGKSWWGFGYGFGTERALTDVSSLNLQYTAFWVNEEEKLQEEVSLLNRINLSWVYHKGNIAFTIGPAINIWLSEWRHPVSGEYLTNLAPYTIAEKKYGTTQLQMWIGGEAGIQLFRY, from the coding sequence TTGGATTTACCACCATCCAAGAAGAAGGTCGCTTTGTCGTTTCAGGCCATGGTTGCGATTAAGGCCACGCTGAAATATAGCTCAGTGGTTGTCTTTGTACTTCATTTTTTCTGCTGTACCGCTCAGCAGACTAATATTCTGCACAAAGACATAAGCCTGACTGCAAATGACATATCACTCTCAGAGAGCCTTTCCGTGCTTTCAAATAAGGCCGGCTTTACCTTTTCTTATGATGCATCTATTCTCTCTTCTGAGCAAAAAGTTTCGATCCATGCACAAAGGGAACCTTTAAAAAAAATTCTGGACAATATTTTACCCAGAGATGTAGAGTACAGAACCAGCGGAAACCATCTTATTCTTCTAAAGAAGGCAGCAGACAAGGCCTCTGGTAAACGGAAGACCGGGTATCATGTATCGGGCAAGGTTAGGCATGCTTCTCAAAATGCTCCCCTGGAAGGTATAGTTGTTTATGAGGTGAGCAGTCTGGTGTCCGCTGTTACAGATACGGGAGGTAATTTTTCGCTTTTGGTACCTACAGAGTTTGAACAGCTGGGCTTATCCTTTAGCCGAAAAAGCATTAAGGATACCGTTATCCTCATTCCCCGAAAAGATCAAAGTATCAATATTTTGCTTCAGCCCCAGGAAACCATCAGACAGGTAAACAGTATCACAACCTTGCCTGTTGGTCAGCCCGGGCCGGTTGAGTCATTATCATTTGTCCAACAACTGGTCTCTGACAAATCACTTTTACGAACAGAGAATTCTGAGCTGGTATTGAATAAACCTGGGCAGATCTCCATCCTGCCCAAGTGGGGAACAAACCTGAAAATGAGCGGGTTAGTTGAAAATAACTTTTCCGTTAACCTTATGGCGGGCTATGCTTACGGTGTAAATGGATTTGAATTAGGTGGACTTTTCAATGTAATCCGTAAAGATGTAGAAGGTGTGCAGGCAGGGGGCATTGGTAATTTTGTAGGAGGTAACACCAGGGGCTTTCAGTTGGGAGGCATTTTTAATCATAACAGAGGTGCATTTATTGGCTTTCAGGCTTCGGGTATTAACAATCTCGTAATAGACTCTCTGAATGGAGTGCAGCTTGCCGGTATTAATAATGTACTGAAAGGCGAAATGAAAGGGGTACAAATCTCCGGCATCAATAACCTGACCATCAGGAATGTCAATGGACTTCAGTTAGGTGGGCTTACCAATATTACCCTGCGCGATGTTCAGAGCGTGCAGGTGGCAGGAATATTTAATAAAGGAAGAAACGTGAAGGGGGTTCAGTTTTCAGGTTTGGTAAATATGGCTGATGAAGCAGCCAAAGGGGTACAGGTAGCAGGCCTGGTAAATTTGGCTGGCGATGTAAAAGGTCTCCAGTTTGGAGGCCTGGGTAATGTATCGAATGCCACGGTGTCCGGTGTTCAGATAGCAGGGATTTTCAACTACGCAAAAAATGCGCATAGCAGCCAGATAGCACTTTTTAACCTGGCGGACTCCGCATCAGGTACGCCAATTGGTTTACTGAGCTACGTTAAAAACGGATACCGGGCATTAAAACTATCATCTAATGAGCTCTTCCCATTGGAGCTGTCATTTAAAACCGGAGTCAGACATTTTTACAATTCTTTTTCCTTCGGATACGGCAACTGGGAAGGTAAGAGCTGGTGGGGGTTTGGGTATGGATTTGGTACCGAGCGGGCTCTGACCGACGTTTCGTCCCTTAATCTACAGTATACGGCCTTTTGGGTAAATGAAGAAGAGAAACTTCAGGAAGAAGTTAGCCTGCTTAACCGTATCAATTTGAGTTGGGTTTATCATAAGGGAAATATAGCCTTCACCATTGGCCCTGCTATAAACATATGGTTATCAGAATGGAGACACCCTGTCAGCGGAGAGTACCTGACTAACCTGGCTCCATATACCATAGCTGAAAAAAAATATGGCACTACCCAACTTCAGATGTGGATAGGTGGCGAAGCGGGAATCCAGCTATTCCGCTATTAA
- a CDS encoding RNA polymerase sigma-70 factor, with protein sequence MTDSKNIATQIRSGDVQAFEGLFRRHYAGMCGYALRYVEGSALAEEMVQDVFLGFWEKRLTLEITGSVEAYLYRSVRNACLNHIKHAKVKHRYAESHISTVVEEENRVSDKVVELELHERIETCVNQLPPERKKIFKMSREEGLKYKEIAGQLGLSVKTVEAQMGKALKFLRENLIEYLPAIAILIQVSIMVKEWLINFFNHE encoded by the coding sequence TTGACAGATTCAAAAAACATTGCGACACAGATACGTTCCGGTGATGTACAAGCCTTTGAGGGTTTGTTCAGGAGGCACTATGCTGGGATGTGTGGCTATGCTTTAAGATATGTGGAGGGGAGTGCTCTGGCTGAGGAAATGGTTCAGGATGTTTTTCTTGGCTTTTGGGAAAAAAGATTGACTTTGGAAATAACAGGGTCCGTCGAGGCTTATCTATACCGGTCGGTAAGAAACGCATGCCTCAATCATATCAAGCATGCAAAAGTAAAACACCGTTATGCCGAGTCGCATATTTCCACTGTAGTTGAGGAGGAGAATCGGGTTAGCGATAAAGTAGTCGAGCTGGAATTGCATGAAAGAATCGAGACCTGTGTAAACCAGCTTCCTCCTGAGCGGAAAAAAATATTTAAAATGAGTCGAGAGGAAGGGCTGAAGTATAAGGAGATAGCAGGCCAGCTTGGGCTTTCTGTTAAAACCGTTGAGGCCCAGATGGGGAAAGCCTTAAAATTTCTCAGAGAGAATCTGATAGAATATTTGCCTGCAATAGCTATTCTGATACAAGTTTCAATAATGGTAAAAGAATGGCTGATAAATTTTTTTAACCACGAGTAA